The following coding sequences lie in one Rutidosis leptorrhynchoides isolate AG116_Rl617_1_P2 chromosome 4, CSIRO_AGI_Rlap_v1, whole genome shotgun sequence genomic window:
- the LOC139842507 gene encoding uncharacterized protein → MSPNETTPVHHLSLRSVLEKEKLNDTNFLDWYRNLRIILKVEKKSYILDGPVPEEPPANATKSIRDAWTKHMDDSTEVACLMLATMIPDLQKDLEHHDAFEMLKQLKEMFQQQARQQRFETVRALHACKMTEGTSVSSYVLKMKSYIDQLERLGSSIGPELAIDLILNSLSKSYD, encoded by the coding sequence atgtcaCCCAATGAAACTACACCCGTTCATCACCTTTCTCTAAGATCTGTCTTAGAGAAGGAAAAACTCAATGATACGAACTTCTTAGACTGGTATCGTAATTTGAGAATTATTCTCAAAGTCGAAAAGAAGTCGTATATACTTGATGGACCCGTTCCCGAGGAACCCCCTGCTAATGCCACTAAGAGCATCCGAGATGCTTGGACTAAGCATATGGATGACTCCACAGAGGTAGCATGCCTCATGTTAGCCACCATGATTCCAGACTTGCAAAAGGACCTGGAACATCATGATGCCTTTGAGATGCTTAAGCAGCTAAAGGAAATGTTCCAGCAACAAGCTAGGCAACAACGCTTTGAAACTGTCAGAGCGTTACACGCATGCAAGATGACAGAGGGGACATCTGTAAGCTCTTATGTTCTAAAAATGAAGAGCTACATAGATCAACTTGAGAGGCTTGGATCTTCCATTGGTCCTGAGTTGGCAATAGACTTGATCCTCAACTCACTATCAAAGTCATATGACTAG
- the LOC139842509 gene encoding secreted RxLR effector protein 161-like — protein sequence MAVKNILKYLRRTKDMFLIYGGVEEDLTVKCYTYASFQTDRDDSRSQSGYVFILNGGAITWKSSKQKVVAKSTTEAEYIAALEASQKAAWMKKFIADLGVMPSIEDPIEIF from the coding sequence ATGGCTGTCAAGAACATCCTAAAGTACTTGAGaaggactaaagatatgttcttgatttatGGTGGTGTGGAAGAAGATCTTACTGTAAAGTGCTACACATATGCTAGCTTCCAAACTGATAGAGATGATTCACGATCACAATCTGGATATGTCTTTATCTTGAATGGAGGAGCTATAACTTGGAAAAGTTCTAAGCAGAAAGTAGTTGCAAAATCTACTAcagaagctgaatacattgctgcattGGAGGCATCACAAAAGGCTGCATGGATGAAAAAGTTCATTGCTGATTTAGGGGTGATGCCAAGCATAGAAGACCCCATAGAAATATTTTGA